From a region of the Bradysia coprophila strain Holo2 chromosome X unlocalized genomic scaffold, BU_Bcop_v1 contig_173, whole genome shotgun sequence genome:
- the LOC119068156 gene encoding glycerol-3-phosphate dehydrogenase [NAD(+)], cytoplasmic isoform X1 — translation MATDKVKVCIVGSGNWGSAIAKIVGANAKNLSNFEDRVTMYVYEELIDGKKLTEIINETHENVKYLPGKKLPENVVAVPDLVEAAKDADYLIFVVPHQFVRGLCATMLGKIKPTAVALSLIKGFDIAEGGGIDLISHIITRHLKIPCAVLMGANLANEVADENFCETTIGCKDQKIAPILRDMMQASYFRVVVVDDEDAVEVCGALKNIVACGAGFVDGLGLGDNTKAAVIRLGLMEMIRFVEVFYPGSKLSTFFESCGVADLITTCYGGRNRKVSEAFVKTGKSIKDLETEMLNGQKLQGPITAEEVNFMLKNKKMEEKFPLFSAIHRICIGELKASELINCIRNHPEHMSQSQLGSAKL, via the exons ATGGCCACTGATAAGGTGAAAGTGTGTATTGTTGGTTCGGGCAATTG GGGATCGGCAATCGCCAAAATCGTTGGGGCAAATGCAAAAAATTTATCCAATTTCGAGGATCGTGTTACCATGTACGTGTACGAAGAATTGATCGATGGCAAAAAATTGACAGAAATCATCAATGAAACGCATGAGAATGTGAAATATCTGCCGGGCAAAAAATTACCAGAAAATGTG gtTGCCGTACCGGACTTGGTCGAAGCTGCCAAAGATGCCGATTACTTGATCTTCGTCGTGCCACATCAATTCGTACGTGGTCTTTGTGCCACAATGTTAGGAAAAATAAAGCCAACCGCTGTTGCATTATCTCTGATCAAAGGTTTCGATATTGCTGAAGGAGGCGGCATTGATCTTATTTCACACATTATTACCAGACATTTGAAG ATTCCATGCGCTGTCCTAATGGGAGCTAACTTGGCCAACGAGGTAGCTGACGAGAATTTCTGTGAAACAACAATCGGTTGCAAGGACCAGAAAATCGCTCCCATTCTACGTGACATGATGCAAGCGAGCTACTTCCGTGTCGTAGTTGTCGACGATGAAGATGCCGTCGAAGTGTGCGGTGCACTTAAAAACATTGTTGCCTGCGGTGCTGGATTCGTTGATGGTTTGGGATTGGGTGACAATACAAAGGCTGCTGTCATTCGTTTGGGTTTAATGGAGATGATCCGATTCGTTGAAGTCTTCTACCCGGGCAGCAAACTATCCACATTCTTCGAAAGCTGTGGTGTTGCCGATCTTATTACAACTTGCTATG GCGGTCGTAATCGTAAGGTATCTGAGGCATTCGTCAAAACTGGCAAATCTATCAAGGACTTGGAAACTGAAATGTTAAACGGTCAAAAATTACAGGGACCAATTACAGCTGAAGAAGTTAACTTTATGCTGAAGAACAAGAAAATGGAAGAAAA gttCCCACTGTTCTCGGCCATTCATCGAATTTGCATTGGAGAATTGAAAGCTAGTGAACTAATCAATTGCATTCGCAATCATCCGGAGCATAT GTCACAGTCACAACTTGGCAGTGCTAAATTGTAG
- the LOC119068156 gene encoding glycerol-3-phosphate dehydrogenase [NAD(+)], cytoplasmic isoform X2, whose translation MATDKVKVCIVGSGNWGSAIAKIVGANAKNLSNFEDRVTMYVYEELIDGKKLTEIINETHENVKYLPGKKLPENVVAVPDLVEAAKDADYLIFVVPHQFVRGLCATMLGKIKPTAVALSLIKGFDIAEGGGIDLISHIITRHLKIPCAVLMGANLANEVADENFCETTIGCKDQKIAPILRDMMQASYFRVVVVDDEDAVEVCGALKNIVACGAGFVDGLGLGDNTKAAVIRLGLMEMIRFVEVFYPGSKLSTFFESCGVADLITTCYGGRNRKVSEAFVKTGKSIKDLETEMLNGQKLQGPITAEEVNFMLKNKKMEEKFPLFSAIHRICIGELKASELINCIRNHPEHMSQLGSAKL comes from the exons ATGGCCACTGATAAGGTGAAAGTGTGTATTGTTGGTTCGGGCAATTG GGGATCGGCAATCGCCAAAATCGTTGGGGCAAATGCAAAAAATTTATCCAATTTCGAGGATCGTGTTACCATGTACGTGTACGAAGAATTGATCGATGGCAAAAAATTGACAGAAATCATCAATGAAACGCATGAGAATGTGAAATATCTGCCGGGCAAAAAATTACCAGAAAATGTG gtTGCCGTACCGGACTTGGTCGAAGCTGCCAAAGATGCCGATTACTTGATCTTCGTCGTGCCACATCAATTCGTACGTGGTCTTTGTGCCACAATGTTAGGAAAAATAAAGCCAACCGCTGTTGCATTATCTCTGATCAAAGGTTTCGATATTGCTGAAGGAGGCGGCATTGATCTTATTTCACACATTATTACCAGACATTTGAAG ATTCCATGCGCTGTCCTAATGGGAGCTAACTTGGCCAACGAGGTAGCTGACGAGAATTTCTGTGAAACAACAATCGGTTGCAAGGACCAGAAAATCGCTCCCATTCTACGTGACATGATGCAAGCGAGCTACTTCCGTGTCGTAGTTGTCGACGATGAAGATGCCGTCGAAGTGTGCGGTGCACTTAAAAACATTGTTGCCTGCGGTGCTGGATTCGTTGATGGTTTGGGATTGGGTGACAATACAAAGGCTGCTGTCATTCGTTTGGGTTTAATGGAGATGATCCGATTCGTTGAAGTCTTCTACCCGGGCAGCAAACTATCCACATTCTTCGAAAGCTGTGGTGTTGCCGATCTTATTACAACTTGCTATG GCGGTCGTAATCGTAAGGTATCTGAGGCATTCGTCAAAACTGGCAAATCTATCAAGGACTTGGAAACTGAAATGTTAAACGGTCAAAAATTACAGGGACCAATTACAGCTGAAGAAGTTAACTTTATGCTGAAGAACAAGAAAATGGAAGAAAA gttCCCACTGTTCTCGGCCATTCATCGAATTTGCATTGGAGAATTGAAAGCTAGTGAACTAATCAATTGCATTCGCAATCATCCGGAGCATAT GTCACAACTTGGCAGTGCTAAATTGTAG
- the LOC119068157 gene encoding methionyl-tRNA formyltransferase, mitochondrial yields MNFVHNTGLFFKSIFKCNRNQKYLYETSIKSRNFQSNPTRSIDVLFFGTDKFSLASLRALVNEQKHSRTVRKLAVVTSFKNSSNPVKKLACAENLDCFDWPISSDVCKKYDLGVVVSFGHLIPASIISSLPYGMINVHGSLLPRWRGAAPIIYAILNGDTCTGITIMRILPKHFDIGEIIAQQEVPISKDCLMPELHDTMSNVGADLLIKCLPDIESRLKNASQQNPDHVTYAPKVMPELAQVNWNSSALEIYNLYRALYSFKPLATRWNDRQVRITKMMYSSSDAVSTRPPGSVEYNKLDKYLKVICGNGCSVRVLNLGLEGKKVMSANEFYNGFLSKVKDKSYFV; encoded by the exons ATGAACTTCGTCCATAATACGGGTCTATTCTTCAAATCAATCTTTAAATGCAACAGAAATcagaaatatttgtatgagACGAGCATTAAAAgtagaaattttcaaagtaatCCGACGAGAAGCATAGACGTACTCTTCTTTGGCACCGACAAATTTTCGTTAGCCAGTTTGAGAGCCCTAGTCAATGAGCA AAAACATAGTCGAACAGTGAGAAAACTAGCCGTCGTGACATCATTCAAGAATTCATCGAATCCGGTGAAAAAGTTAGCTTGTGCCGAGAATCTTGACTGTTTCGACTGGCCAATATCCAGCGATGTGTGCAAAAAGTATGATCTCGGTGTGGTTGTGTCATTCGGTCATTTGATTCCTGCGTCAATTATATCATCGCTGCCATA TGGAATGATCAATGTACATGGCAGTCTATTGCCCAGATGGAGAGGCGCTGCTCCAATCATTTAT GCGATACTGAATGGTGATACTTGTACAGGCATAACTATAATGAGGATCCTACCGAAGCACTTCGATATTGGCGAG ATTATTGCACAGCAGGAAGTGCCAATCAGTAAGGATTGCTTAATGCCCGAACTTCATGATACGATGTCGAATGTAGGCGCTGATCTATTAATAAAATGCTTACCAGATATCGAGTCGAGACTAAAAAATGCTTCGCAACAAAATCCTGATCATGTAACTTATG cTCCAAAAGTGATGCCAGAACTAGCCCAAGTGAATTGGAATTCATCTGCACttgaaatttacaatttatacAGAGCATTGTATTCGTTCAAACCACTCGCAACCAGATGGAACGATCGACAAGTGAGAATAACGAAAATGATGTATTCATCATCGGATGCTGTAAGCACCAGGCCACCGGGCTCAGTCGAATATAATAAATTAGATAAATATCTCAAAGTGATTTGTGGTAATGGATGTAGTGTTCGTGTGTTAAATTTAGGCTTAGAGGGTAAGAAAGTTATGTCGGCTAATGAATTTTACAATGGATTTCTGTCGAAAGTGAAAGACAAAAGCTATTTTGTATAG
- the LOC119068156 gene encoding glycerol-3-phosphate dehydrogenase [NAD(+)], cytoplasmic isoform X3: MATDKVKVCIVGSGNWGSAIAKIVGANAKNLSNFEDRVTMYVYEELIDGKKLTEIINETHENVKYLPGKKLPENVVAVPDLVEAAKDADYLIFVVPHQFVRGLCATMLGKIKPTAVALSLIKGFDIAEGGGIDLISHIITRHLKIPCAVLMGANLANEVADENFCETTIGCKDQKIAPILRDMMQASYFRVVVVDDEDAVEVCGALKNIVACGAGFVDGLGLGDNTKAAVIRLGLMEMIRFVEVFYPGSKLSTFFESCGVADLITTCYGGRNRKVSEAFVKTGKSIKDLETEMLNGQKLQGPITAEEVNFMLKNKKMEEKFPLFSAIHRICIGELKASELINCIRNHPEHMQNFGK, translated from the exons ATGGCCACTGATAAGGTGAAAGTGTGTATTGTTGGTTCGGGCAATTG GGGATCGGCAATCGCCAAAATCGTTGGGGCAAATGCAAAAAATTTATCCAATTTCGAGGATCGTGTTACCATGTACGTGTACGAAGAATTGATCGATGGCAAAAAATTGACAGAAATCATCAATGAAACGCATGAGAATGTGAAATATCTGCCGGGCAAAAAATTACCAGAAAATGTG gtTGCCGTACCGGACTTGGTCGAAGCTGCCAAAGATGCCGATTACTTGATCTTCGTCGTGCCACATCAATTCGTACGTGGTCTTTGTGCCACAATGTTAGGAAAAATAAAGCCAACCGCTGTTGCATTATCTCTGATCAAAGGTTTCGATATTGCTGAAGGAGGCGGCATTGATCTTATTTCACACATTATTACCAGACATTTGAAG ATTCCATGCGCTGTCCTAATGGGAGCTAACTTGGCCAACGAGGTAGCTGACGAGAATTTCTGTGAAACAACAATCGGTTGCAAGGACCAGAAAATCGCTCCCATTCTACGTGACATGATGCAAGCGAGCTACTTCCGTGTCGTAGTTGTCGACGATGAAGATGCCGTCGAAGTGTGCGGTGCACTTAAAAACATTGTTGCCTGCGGTGCTGGATTCGTTGATGGTTTGGGATTGGGTGACAATACAAAGGCTGCTGTCATTCGTTTGGGTTTAATGGAGATGATCCGATTCGTTGAAGTCTTCTACCCGGGCAGCAAACTATCCACATTCTTCGAAAGCTGTGGTGTTGCCGATCTTATTACAACTTGCTATG GCGGTCGTAATCGTAAGGTATCTGAGGCATTCGTCAAAACTGGCAAATCTATCAAGGACTTGGAAACTGAAATGTTAAACGGTCAAAAATTACAGGGACCAATTACAGCTGAAGAAGTTAACTTTATGCTGAAGAACAAGAAAATGGAAGAAAA gttCCCACTGTTCTCGGCCATTCATCGAATTTGCATTGGAGAATTGAAAGCTAGTGAACTAATCAATTGCATTCGCAATCATCCGGAGCATAT GCAAAATTTCGGCAAGTAA
- the LOC119068158 gene encoding MICOS complex subunit Mic10-like: MAEKKSNTNFSEDIFGRKIDRCLTDTIVKGAGGLFIGTVFSLLFFKRRAFPIVLGTGFGIGVAYRNCEQELNASNSHN, from the exons atggcggagaaaaaatcaaacacaaaCTTTTCCGAAGACATTTTTGGGCGAAAAATCGACAGATGTTTGACGGACACTATTGTTAAAGGCG ccGGTGGACTCTTTATTGGCACTGTATTTTCATTGCTGTTCTTCAAGCGAAGGGCTTTTCCAATCGTATTGGGTACTGGTTTCGGAATAGGAGTGGCCTATCGTAACTGCGAACAAGAATTAAATGCATCCAACTCAcataattga